CACCCATCGGGGTGACGGTGCGGTCCAGCACACCCAGCAGGCTGCCCTGGGTCTCGCCCGTGCGGATGGTCTCGGTCAGTTCCAGGTTACGGCGCGTGGCCCGGTCAAGCAGCATGAACGACTCGGTGGAGTAGGCGCGCAGGGTAGCCAGTTGCCTGAGCGCATTGCGCTGGGTATCGGCCAGGTATTGCAGGATGGCGCCGGCAGCATTGACGGCCAGCGGGCGGCTTTCCAGGTCAAAGCCGTGCAGATCGCGTATGCCAAAATGACTCAGCAGCGCCTGCCGGGCATTGCCGGTTTCAAAGTGCCAGTCAGAGAACGGCGTCAGGTGGGAGCCGGGCGGCAGGGTGATGCCGCGCTCGGCCCAGCTTTGCGGGAAAATCACCTCCCGCGGGGCCAGGCGAGCCAGTTCCTCCATCACGCTGACCGGCGTTTGCTCGCCTTCAAGCTGGGTAGCGGCAAATTCGCCGGTCGTGATGTCCACGTAGGCCAGCCCGGCGCGTGTCCAGCTGCCGTGCTTGTCCCGTTCCGGATACACGGCCAGCAGGTAGTTGTTGCGGCGCTCGGCCAGGAGTCCCGGTTCGATGACCGTGCCGGGCGTGATCACACGGGTGACTTCCCGTGGGACGAGGCCGTTGATCGGCGTGGTGCCCATTTGTTCGCAGATGGCTACGTGATACCCCTTTTCGATCAGCCGCGCCACGTAGTTTTCCACGGCATGGTAGGGGATGCCCGCCATGGGAACGCGCTGATGCTTGGAGACCGGGCGGCTGGTCAGCACCAGGTCAAGTTCGCGGGCGGCGACTTCGGCATCCTGATCGAAGGTTTCGTAGAAGTCGCCCAGCCGGAAGAAGACAATGGTGTCAGGATACTGGCTCTTGATGTCCAGGTACTGGCGACGCACCGGGGTGATGGTTGACTTGGCCATGCGTTTTTAACTCTAGCCACAACTGCCGGAGACGGGTTACAATCCCGGACAGCAATTCTAACATGCTATTGACGGCACACAACTGCCGGATGTGAGCGGGGCCAGTCCAGGCAGCAGGTAGGATACGACCAGTACGGAGGCTGGTGATCAGGTCACTACATCGCCTGAGACTGGCTAAACCAGGATAGGTGCTGGAGTCTATGCGCATTGTGGGTGTGGATCTGGGGGGGACACGCATCCGTGTTGCTCTCCTCGATGAGTCATATACCCTGTTGAAGCGGGTTGAGGAACCGACCCGTTCCTGGGAGGGGCCGGCGGTAACCATCCCGCGCATTCTGAATCTGATCGCCGGGATCATTGACGCGAGCGACGAGCCGGTGCAGGCAATCGGTATCTCCTCGCCGGGGCCGATCGACCCGGTTACCGGGCGGATTGTCTCCCCGCCGAACCTGCAGGGCTGGGTAGATGTCCCGCTGGGACGGATTGCTCAGGAGCGCTTTCCGGGCATCCCCACCTACATTGGCAATGATGCCAATGTCGCCGCCCTGGCGGAGGTGTACAACGGCGCGGCGCGCGGGCACACGCATGCCATCTACATCACCGTCAGTACCGGCATTGGCGGTGGCATCGTCATCGATGGGAAGCTCTTCACTGGCGCTCACGGGCTGGCGGGCGAGCTAGGCCATACCGTGATTCTGGTAGATGGCGAGCGCGTTTCCACGCTGGAGATTGAAGCATCCGGGCCTGGGCTGGCCCGCTATGTGGCCCGGCGCATCCGCGAAGGAGCGCAGTCGCTGGTGACGGAGATGGTCAACGGCGACCTGGATGCGATCACCGGCAAGACGGTCGGCCAGGCGGCGCAGGCTGGCGACCCGCTGGCACTGGAGGCGGTGACGCGCTCCGGACGCCTGATCGGGTACAGCATTGCCAGCCTGATGCACCTGTTTAACCCGACCATCTTTGTGGTAGGCGGCGGGGTGAGTAACCTCGGCGAGTTGTTGTTTGAGCCAATGCGTCAGGCGGCCCGCGCGCATGTGATTGACCCTGCCTATTATGAGCAAGCCGCCATCGTCCCGGCGGCTCTCGGGGAAGATGTGGCCATCATTGGCGCTGCGGCGTTGGCTATCCAGGAGTTGGAGGCTGCCGGACGAAACTAAGAGAGGTCTCTGGTTCACAAACATGGAGGAAGCATATGAGTAACATCGTGCTTACGCCAGGGCCTAGGGCCAAGGCGATCATTGAGCGTGATCAGAAGGTGATCACGCCATCGTACATGCGGGATTACCCTTTCGTCATTGACCACGGAAAAGGCTGTGAAGTCTGGGATGTGGACGGCAACCGGTATATTGATTTCACCAGCGGTATAGCTGTGCTCTCGACCGGTCACGCCCATCCCCGCGTGGTCAAAGCTGTCCAGGAACAGGCCACCCGTTACCTGCATATGTCCGGCACGGACTTTTACGAGCCGATGGGCGTCAAGCTGGCCGAAAAGCTGGACGAGATTGCGCCCTTTCAGGAACAGGCGCGGGTCTATTTCTGTAATTCTGGCACGGAGGCTGTCGAGGCCGCCCTCAAGCTGGCCCGCTATTATACCGGGCGCGCGCAGTTCATTGGTTTCATTGGCGGGTTCCATGGCCGCACGATGGGCGCGCTGGCCTTCACCAGCAGCAAATTCAAACAGCGCGCCGATTATTTCCCGATGATGCCGGGGGTTACTCACGTCCCCTATCCTGATCCTTACCGCCCCCTGCTCAATCTTGACGGCCAGAAGGATTACGGCGAGCGCGTGCTCGAATATATTGAAGGGACGATCTTCCGCACGATTGTCCCGGCTGAGGAAGTGGCGGGCATCCTGGTAGAACCGATTCAGGGCGAAGGTGGCTATATTGTGCCTCCGGATAGTTTCCTGCCCGGTTTGCGTGCGTTGTGTGACCGGCACGGCATCCTGCTGATTGTCGATGAAGTACAGAGCGGGATGGGCCGGACGGGCAAATGGTGGGCCGTGGAGCACTGGGGTGTGGAACCAGACATCGTTTGCAGCGCCAAGGGGATTGCCAGTGGGATGCCGCTGGGCGCAGTGATCGCCCGCGAGAGCGTGATGACCTGGGGGCGCGGGGCGCAGGGCAGCACCTTTGGCGGCAACCCGGTGGCCTGCGCAGCTGCCCTGGCGACGATCGAGTTGCTGGAAGAAGGCTATATCGCCAATGCGGCAGAAATGGGCGAGTTCCTGATGGACGGTCTGGAGGAGCTGATCCCCCGCCATCCCAGCATCGGCCAGGTGCGCGGCAAAGGCTTGATGGTCGGGATTGAGCTGGTGAAGTCCCGGAAGACCAAAGAGCCGGCGCCCGATTTGATGCACGAGGCCATCCTGCACAGCTTTGATGAAGGGCTGCTGTTGCTGAGCTGTGGCGTCAGCGCGCTGCGCTTTATGCCGCCGCTTAACCTGACCAGGGAGATCGCCACCGAGGCGTTGCAGATATTTGACCGGGCACTCAGCAAGGCGGAAGCCGCGCTGCTCTGAGCCTGCGCCCAGATGATGCAGGAGGCACAGCACCGCGCTGTGCCTCCTGTTGTGTCTGCCGCCGGAGGATGTATTAGAAGTGCGCAAGAAACTGGCGGAGCGGCTTACCTGCCTCAGGCGGCCATGCTAGAATAACATCATGTTTCTGCTACCTGACTATCGCGTCCGACAGCGCGACTTTCTCCTTGAAATCACGCGGGCCATGACCTCCCAGCTTGATCTGGGCGAGGTCCTGCGCCTGATTCTGCGTGCTTCAGTTTCTATGCTGGCCGGAGAAGTCGGGCTGATGGCCCTGCGCGAGGGGGAGGATGGCGCGTTGCGGGTGCGGGCGCTGATTGGCGCTGCCCCGGAGGATGTGGCGGTCTTCACCCCGTTGCTGACAGGTGTTACCGATAGCGGCGAGGGGATCGTTATTGCCGATTTTGAGGCCAAGCTGCGCCGTGTGGCGGAAAGACTGCAGCTTCCGCTACGCCAGATGATCGCCCTGCCGATGATGCTCGGCCAGGAATTTGTCGGCGTGATCTATGTTTTTCGCTCGTTCACCGCAGCGACGACGCTCAACGACCGCCGCGTCCTGCAGAGTTTTGCTGACCAGGCCGCCATTGCCGTGCACAATGCCCGGCTATACCAGGCCGTCAACCAGGAACGCCAGCGGCTGGCCCGCATCTTGGAAAATAGCGCCGATGGGGTGATGATCCTGGATGGCGGGCGGACGATCCAGACCTTCAACAAGGCGATGGCCCGCATGACTGGCTGGACGCCGGATCATGTGGTCGGCAAGCCCTATGACGTGGTGATCCGCTGGGCAGGCCGTCCACAGGGCCAGGACCTGGTGGACGCCATGCAGGCTGGTTGGCCATGGCCAAGCGCCAACAGAGCCTCTGAGACGCTGTACGTGGAAGGCGATCTGCTTCGTGCAGACGGCACGGTGCTCGGTGTCGGGATGACCTGCGCGCCGTTGATCGATAACGAAGGACGCCTGATCAACATCATCATCAACGTGCGGGATATCTCGCACTTCCGCGAAGCGCAGAAGATGAAGTCCACTTTCATCTCCGTGATCTCGCATGAGCTGAAGACGCCCGTAGCGCTGATCAAGGGCTACGCGGAAACGCTGCTGCGCGAAGACGCCAAATGGGATGAACAGGTAGTTCGCAACGGCCTGCAGGTGATCGGGGAAGAAGCTGACCGGTTAACGGAACTGATCGAGAACCTGCTGGCGGCTTCTAAATTGCAGGCGGAAGGCATGGTCCTCAAGTACGAGGAGGTCATGCTTGACGAGCTGGCCCAAGCGGTGGTGGAACGCTTCAGGACACAGACGGATAAACACCGATTTGTGGTGGAGTTTCCCCGTGATTTCCCGGCGGTGCCGGGTGACGCCAGCCGCCTGCGGCAGGTGATTGACAACTTGGTCAGCAATGCGGTCAAGTATTCGCCGCGGGGAGGCGAGGTGCGCATCAGCGGCACGTATACCCCCGGTGAGGTGCGGATCGCCGTGCAGGATCAGGGGGTGGGCATTCCACAGGAGGAGTGGGAGCGCATCTTCGACCGGTTCTACCGCGTGGATGATGCGTTGACCCGTAAGACGCAGGGAACCGGCCTGGGGCTGTATCTGGCGCGGGCTGTCGTGGAAGCGCATGGCGGCAAGATCGGCGTACACAGTGTGCCGGGGCAGGGTTCGACATTCTATTTCACCATACCGCGCCGCCAGGTATACCAGCATCAAGAAAGAGATCGGAGCGCAACATGACCCTGAATCAAATGGGCAGGGGCAACATGGTCACCTGTCCCAATTGCCGCCAGCCTTACCCGGCCCAGGTCGAGCAGATCATTGATGTTGGCCGCGATCCTTCGGCCAAGGCACGTTTCCTCTCCGGCCAGAGTGGCACAGCGACATGTCCCCATTGCGGCTACCGTGTCGGCCTGCTCGCGCCGCTGCTGTACCACGATCCAGCCAAGGAATTGCTGCTGGTCTATGTGCCGATGGAGCTTGGTTTGCAGAGGCAGGATCAGGAGCGCGTGATCGGCCAGCTGGTCAAGGTGGTGATGAATGGCACCCCGCCGGAACAGCGACGCGGGTATATGTTCCAGCCACGCACAATGCTGAGCCTGCAGGGGTTGATCGAAGCGGTTCTGGCGGCGGATGGCATTACGCCGGAAATGCTGGAGGCGCAGCGGGCCAGGCTGCGGCTGGTGGAGATGTTCCTTCAGACAGATGAAGAGCAGATTCCGGCGCTGGTGCAGCAGTATGATAGCCAGATCGACCGGGAGTTCCTGGAAATCCTGTCAGTGGCCGCAGAAAACGCCCAGCTGAGCGGACGGCAGGACCTGGCCGCTCATGCCATGATGGTGCGCGATCAGGTGGTCACCCTTTCCAGTGCGGGCAAAGAGCTGCTGCAGCAGGCAGAAGCTCAGGACAGGGCGATTGAGGCGGCTGTTCGGGACCTGCAGGCGCTGGGCGAACGGCCTACCCTGGACGCGTTTGTCGACCTGGTGATCCGCAGCGCAGGCGATGATGACCGGTTGCAGGCGCTGGTCGGCTTGCAGTACCCGGCCTTTGACTACCGCTTCTTCCAGGAGTTGACCGAACGCATCGACGCTGCTGTGGAGCCGGAAAAGGTGCAGCTGGAGGCACTGCGCAGCCGCCTGACGGAATTAACGGAGACCATCCGGAAGCAGCAGGAGGCACGTGCCGAGACCGCGGCGGCTATCCTCAGCCAGATCGTGCATAGTGAGAATATGGAAGAGGCCCTGCTGCGCAACCTGGCCTATGTAGATGAGGTGTTCATGGCCCTGCTGGACGCCAATCAGCGGGCAGCCGAGGAGCGCGGTGACCAGGCGCTGGCGGAGAAGCTCAAGCAGGTCGGGGAGACGATTACCCGGCTGGCGCAGGAGAGTATGCCGGCGGAACTACGTTTTATCCGTGAACTGCTGCGTCAGGAGTCGCTGGAAGCGGCACGGGCCAAAATCGATGCCGAGGCCGCTCAGTACGGCCAGAAGCTGCTGCCGATCATGGACTCGTTGCTGGAGCAATTACGTGGGCAGGGAGATAAAGCCCTGACTGAATACGTCCAGGCGCTGCGGGCTTATACCGCCGCTGCGATTGGTTGACGCTGCCTGACGGTGGCCGCTGGGACGCCTCGCCGGTCGTTCAGACTGGCGGGGCGTTTTAGCGTCTGGTGGCCGGGGATGGCCCGTAGAAGCGGGCTGCTGTGTCCAGAATCAGCCCCCCGGCGCGGGCTGCCTCATCGACGGCAGGCGTATCTTCAAGGACGACGACCGTAACTACCGCCGTACCATTCGGGAAGACGATCGTGCCGGCAAACCACTGTAGCGGCCTGGCCTCTGGCCCGGCGTAAGCTGTGGCGGCATGGCCGAGGATGGGAAAGCTGCTCATGTCTTGCGCTGCGGTTGCGGCGCCTTCGGCCACAGCTGCAGCCATGTAGCCCTGCATCAGGTGGGCATTCTCGCGGGTGAGCAAGGCGCGGGAGAGTCCACTCGGCGGGACGGACTGCCAGGCATCTTCGCCGGGCAGGCGAATGGCGTCAACCAGGCGGAAGAGCGGGGCGTTGCCGTTGTTGGCGATGGCGGCGACCAGCTCCAGAACCTGCAGCGGCGTTACTGTCAGTGGCCCCTGGCCAACCAAGCTGGCGATGACAGCGTCCCGCGTTTCCTGTAACGAAAGCGGCATTGGCGAATCGGCGGTGGCCGTGCCCAGGCCCAGCAGTTCCGGCGGGGTGAGCAGGCCAAAACGCCACAGGGCGCCATCGATCCGGTTAGTCTCCAGCAGGGTGGTTAGCCGGGCGAAAGCGCCGGGGCAGCCATACTGGTAGGCTTCCGGCAGGGTGAGTCCTTCGCGGGGGGCGGTGGCGCCGCAGGAGAGTTCCAGGCCATTGACACTGACCGTTTCGGTGGCGGTTGGCACGATGCGATCGATCGGGCTGCGCTCCGCCAGCAGGGCCGCCAGCAGGGCCGTCTGCAGTATACCGCCCGGCTGGTATAGACCCTGAGTCACCCGGTTGAGTAGCGGTGCATCCGGCGACTGGATCAGTACCGGCCAGTCTTCATCCAGAAAGTTAGGGTCATAGCTGGGGGCGCTGGCCAGCGCCCGGACACCGCCATCCGGCACCGTGATCACGACCGCTGCCCCGCTGCGGTTCGCCAGGGCTTGCATGGCTGCCTGTTGCACCTGCAGGTTCAGGGTCAATCGGACATCGCCGCCGACGGCTGGCTGGTGAAGCAGGCCGCGCAGGGCGGTATCCAGCGGCCCGGGGCCGATTTCCCCGCGTAGCAGCGCATCATAGGTGGTTTCGATGCCGGCAGTGCCATAGCGCAGACTGTAATAGCCAACCGGCGGGGCGGCTTCCGGATGTGGATACAGGCGGCGTAGCCCGCGCCCATTGTAGTCGGTGCTTGTCTCGGCCAGGAGCATCCCATGCTCGTCGTAGATTCGCCCGCGCTGGAGAACCCGTTCGGCCTCGATCAGGCGCGGGTTGTCTGCTCTACGGAGCAGATCGTCGCTACGGATGATGCCCCAATAGGTGGCTGCCAGTGCCATGACCAGGAAGGCCAGCAACACGCCGCCTGTAACCCGGCGCAGCTCGGTCATAGCGCCCTGTCCTCCTGCTGCCAGCGTGGCGGGGCGGAGAGCATCAGCAGCAGCCCGATCAGGCCGAAGTTCATCAACAGTGAACTGCCGCCGTAACTCATGAAGGGCAGGGTAACGCCGGTCAGAGGGATCACCTTGAGCACGCCGCCTATGATCAGCAGGCTCTGGGTGGCCAGCTGGACGCTGAGACCGGCGGCCAGCAGGGTGCGGAAATGCGACTCCGGCCACAGAGCCGCCAGCTGCATGCCGCGAACCACCAGTACGGCCAGAAAGGCGATGACCGCCAGCGTGCCTACCAGCCCCCATTCTTCGGCGATAGCCGCAAAGATGAAATCGGAGTGCACGACGGGCACATAAACGGGCAGGCCAAGGCCGATTCCCTGGCCGAGCACGCCGCCGGATGCTACCGCCAGCAGACTTTGCACGATCTGGAAGGCCCGATCGCTGGCTTCCGGCCAGGGATTCAGCCAGACTTCAATGCGCAGTTCCACCACGCTGAACAGCCGGTAAGCTACCACAACGGCCAGCAGGAGCAACAGCAGGCCGAAAATCACATAGGTGATCTGGCCGGTGGCGATGTAGAGCAGCGTCAGAAAAACCACGAAGAGCATGGTCGCCGCGCCCAGATCCTGCTGCCACACGGTGACGATGATGCAGATGCCCCACATCAGGAGCAGTGGCCCGAACGGGCGGAGTGACGGCAGCTTTCTGGCGAAGCCGTTGGGGTTTCGCAGGTCATCGCGGTAGTCGGCCATATAGCTGGCCAAGAAGATAACCAACGCCAGCTTGAGCAATTCGGAGGGCTGGAAATACAGTCCCCACGCTCCCAGCCACAGGCGCGGCCCCGCGCCGGAAGGGTTGACCCCCAGGATGATGCTGACCAGCAACAGCGCCAGGCCGCCCAGTAACCACGTGTAGCGGTAGCGGCGCAGCCAGCGCATGTGGATCGGCAGGGTGCTGATAGCCAACATCGCCAGGATGCTCAGCAGCAGCCAGATCGCCTGCCGCCAGGCAAAGTTTGGCGCCAGACGCTGGATCGTCAGCAGTCCCCAGCCGCTCAGCAGCATGGCAATGGCGAAGATCAGGGGATCACGCTGAGGCAGCAGACGATCCAGTGTCTGGTGCCCGAAGACGGCGGCGGCCAGCCATACGCCAAAGAGCACCAGCGCCCACCCGTTGTTCGCCGCCACGCTGAGCGTCACAGCCGCAACTAACAGGAACAACCCGCCCAGAATAAGCAGGTTGCGCTCACGCAGGTGGGCGTTGTGGGTGACCCTGGCGAAAGTCATGGCTGGCGCTTTCGATCAACTGAAGTACTTGCCGATGATCGGACGCAGGCGTTCCACCACCCCGGCAGGCACGACCTCGCGGTTGGTGATGAAGGCCGCCTTCAGGGCGTTGGTGATCTCTTCTTCAGTGTAAGCGTCAGGATTGGCACCCAGCTCGGCGACGGCGTGAGCGACGGCTTGCTGGGCGACGGCAATGCTCCGCTGCATGGTGGCAACCACCATCTCCACCGTCACCGGTTCTTCGCTCTCGTGCCAGGAGTCGTAGTCGGTGACATGCCCGATGACGGCGTAATGCATTTCGGCTTCGCGGGCTAGGTAGGCTTCCGGGCTGGTGGTCATGCCGATAAGGCCCATCCCCCACTGACGGAAGACGAAACTCTCCCCCCTGGTGCTGAAGCGCGGTCCTTCCACGGTGAGGAAGGTGCCGCCGCGGTGGGCGATCCCGCCAACGGCACGTACAGACTCGTACAACAACTGGCTAAGCCGGTGAGCAAAGGGTTCGGCAACCGAGACGTGGGCGACTAGACCGTCGCCGAAGAAGGTGCGCGGACGGCCATAGGTCAGGTCAACAAGCTGGTCGGGGATGACCATGTGGCCGGGCGCATAGGTAGCCTGTAGCGAGCCGCAGGCGCTGACGCCAATGATGTGGGTGACACCCATAAGCTTGAGAGCAAAGATATTGGCGCGGTAGGGGACCTCTGAAGGCATGTAGCGATGGCCGATCCCATGACGGGGGATGAAGGCGACGCGGTGACCGCGCAGTGTGCCAACCACGATCGGCGCACTGGGTTTGCCGAATGGCGTCTCCAGGTCATAGGTTCTGAGATCGGTCAGTTCCTCCATCTTGTAGAGGCCCGATCCGCCGATCACACCGATTCGTACCGATTCCATGCATCCTTCTCCTTGAGTAACGGTTGTTGCTATCCGGAACGCGCAGACGTGTTGCAAGCGAGGCGGCAGCTAAAGCGCCGCCAGAATCGCACCGCCATCAACCGGGATCATCGCTCCATGAATGTAGGATGCCGCCGGGGAGCACAGAAAAGCCGCTACGCGGGCGAACTCCTCCGGCTCAGCCATACGGCGCAGCGGGATGGCCGCCACCTGCGCGGCGATCTCCGTTTCGATGTCGGTGCCTTTTTGCCGGGCGCGGGCCTCCATCAGTTCGGTCACGCGCTCGGTGCGTGTCCAACCTGGCATGATGCTGTTCACCCGGATACCCTCCGGGCCAAGCTCGCTGGCCAGCGTCTTCGTGAGGCCGATAACAGCCGCACGCAGGCTGTTGGACAGCACCAGGTTGGGAATGGGTTGCTTGGCCGAATAGGAGGTCAGAGTCAGGATGGCCGGATACCGGGAGGTACGCAGATGGGGCAGCGCGGCCTGGATCAGGTGCACCGCACTCAGCAACGTGGTCTGCACTGCGGCTTCCCAGGCATCAGCACCCAGCGCCACAAAGGGGCCGGATGGCGGGCCGCCGGCGTTGGTGATCAGGATGTCCAGGCCGCCCAGTGCGTCGACTGCCTCGGCCACCAGCTGTGTCGCCGCCTGCGGATCGCTGACATCAGCGGTCAGCGGGATCACCCGCTGGCGGCTTTCGGCACTGATGCGGGCCGCGGTAGCCGCGATGCGCTCAGAATCGCGGCTGCAGATGGCTACCTGCGCGCCTTCCAGGCTGAGTTGCCGGGCGGTGGCAGCGCCCAGGCCGCGGCTGGCGGCTGTGACCAGCGCTCGCAGACCCTGAAGATCTAACTCCATCGATTTCTTCCTCCTGTTTTCCTCAGGCAATATCGCAGCAGGATTGCTTCGCTACACAGAAAGTCCCTGGCGGCCTACTCCAGTTGCAGGCGCAATGTTACACGTCCGATGCCGATCAGGTCGCCGCTGCTCAGGATGACCGGCTCACGGACGCGCGAGCCGTTCAGAAAGGTGCCGTTGCTGCTTCCCCGATCCTCCAGCCACCAGTTGCCTTCACGGTAGGTGATCAGGGCGTGTTCGTTACTGGCGAATGTATCGGCCAGATGCACAGTGTTAGTGGGGGCGCGTCCCAGGCTGGTGAGCGGGAGCAGCGGGAACTCGGTGTCCAGCGGAACTTCGTCGCTATCTGAGGCCAGGACGATCAGCCGCCCGCGCGGGATGCGTCGCTGTTCGATCTCCCGCGTGGTGACCTGGTAATCCCGCCAGAGCAACAGGAGCAGGGCGCCAACAAACAGGAGGAGTAACCCGGCTGCGCTCAGCCGCAGGATGAGGAGCAATACCGCTTCGTTCACGGGGTCGATCCTTCAGGCGGTTGGGGCGGATGCAGGTCAAGCTGGGTGTCGGCCATCGTGCGGTCCGGCTGCTCGTCATCCAGGTAAAGCAGGGAGACTCCCCCAATCCGGATGACATCGCCTGAAGAGAGGATGTGCTCGCTGGTACGCTGGCCGTTGACGTAAGTGCCGCTCCGGCTATGACGGTCGTAGAGCACATAACGGCCCTGGCGCAGTCGAATCTGGAGATGATGGCGGGAGACGCGCAGGTCTTCCAGAATCAGATCGTTGTCCGGATGCCGGCCCACGTTGAAGACTTCAAGGTTCAGGGCGACGATTCGCTTGCCGTCCACAATCAGTTGCGCTCCTGCCGGGGGCGACGCCATGACCGGTAGGCCGGGCTGAACCGGCTCCAGAATCTGGGTAGTGTCATGCTTGCGTGCGCGGTGCTGGGCAGTGATCTGCACCTGCTGGCGTGGGATGTCCGCGTCAGCCAGCAGGCTGACTTCCGGCGTGCTGAGCAGGATCAGCCGGGCTTCCTGGCAATATGTCACCACCTGGCGGGCCAGTTGTCCCCCCAGATCGGGCATCTCTGCCAGCAGGAGGCGGTGATCGTGCGGGTTAAGCCGGATCTGGTACTGGGTCGGGGCTAACTCGCGCTCTTCCGGGCCAGCCAGAAGGTTGTCCTCAATGGCATGGGCCAGTTGCACGGCCACTTCCCGCGGGTGCACTGACGCGCGGAAGAGGCGGGAGAACCCGCCTTCGATCAGCCGCTCCAGCCGTTCTTCAAGCTGGTTGATTCGTCGCCTGGTCATGCGGTGGATTATAGCCTGCCTGAGGGGCGCGGCAAAGCCCCGCTCGCTGGTGGTGGGCGGGCAAGCCCTTTCAGCAACGATGGTGACGATCAGACAGGCCGCCTTCAAAGGCAAAGATGGGAGGCCGGAAGGGCACCGGAGGGGGATGGCGCAGTACTCCCGGT
The genomic region above belongs to Anaerolineae bacterium and contains:
- a CDS encoding DUF3662 domain-containing protein translates to MTRRRINQLEERLERLIEGGFSRLFRASVHPREVAVQLAHAIEDNLLAGPEERELAPTQYQIRLNPHDHRLLLAEMPDLGGQLARQVVTYCQEARLILLSTPEVSLLADADIPRQQVQITAQHRARKHDTTQILEPVQPGLPVMASPPAGAQLIVDGKRIVALNLEVFNVGRHPDNDLILEDLRVSRHHLQIRLRQGRYVLYDRHSRSGTYVNGQRTSEHILSSGDVIRIGGVSLLYLDDEQPDRTMADTQLDLHPPQPPEGSTP
- a CDS encoding SDR family oxidoreductase, yielding MELDLQGLRALVTAASRGLGAATARQLSLEGAQVAICSRDSERIAATAARISAESRQRVIPLTADVSDPQAATQLVAEAVDALGGLDILITNAGGPPSGPFVALGADAWEAAVQTTLLSAVHLIQAALPHLRTSRYPAILTLTSYSAKQPIPNLVLSNSLRAAVIGLTKTLASELGPEGIRVNSIMPGWTRTERVTELMEARARQKGTDIETEIAAQVAAIPLRRMAEPEEFARVAAFLCSPAASYIHGAMIPVDGGAILAAL
- the mtnP gene encoding S-methyl-5'-thioadenosine phosphorylase, with product MESVRIGVIGGSGLYKMEELTDLRTYDLETPFGKPSAPIVVGTLRGHRVAFIPRHGIGHRYMPSEVPYRANIFALKLMGVTHIIGVSACGSLQATYAPGHMVIPDQLVDLTYGRPRTFFGDGLVAHVSVAEPFAHRLSQLLYESVRAVGGIAHRGGTFLTVEGPRFSTRGESFVFRQWGMGLIGMTTSPEAYLAREAEMHYAVIGHVTDYDSWHESEEPVTVEMVVATMQRSIAVAQQAVAHAVAELGANPDAYTEEEITNALKAAFITNREVVPAGVVERLRPIIGKYFS
- a CDS encoding ROK family protein gives rise to the protein MRIVGVDLGGTRIRVALLDESYTLLKRVEEPTRSWEGPAVTIPRILNLIAGIIDASDEPVQAIGISSPGPIDPVTGRIVSPPNLQGWVDVPLGRIAQERFPGIPTYIGNDANVAALAEVYNGAARGHTHAIYITVSTGIGGGIVIDGKLFTGAHGLAGELGHTVILVDGERVSTLEIEASGPGLARYVARRIREGAQSLVTEMVNGDLDAITGKTVGQAAQAGDPLALEAVTRSGRLIGYSIASLMHLFNPTIFVVGGGVSNLGELLFEPMRQAARAHVIDPAYYEQAAIVPAALGEDVAIIGAAALAIQELEAAGRN
- a CDS encoding FHA domain-containing protein, which gives rise to MNEAVLLLILRLSAAGLLLLFVGALLLLLWRDYQVTTREIEQRRIPRGRLIVLASDSDEVPLDTEFPLLPLTSLGRAPTNTVHLADTFASNEHALITYREGNWWLEDRGSSNGTFLNGSRVREPVILSSGDLIGIGRVTLRLQLE
- a CDS encoding PAS domain S-box protein — translated: MFLLPDYRVRQRDFLLEITRAMTSQLDLGEVLRLILRASVSMLAGEVGLMALREGEDGALRVRALIGAAPEDVAVFTPLLTGVTDSGEGIVIADFEAKLRRVAERLQLPLRQMIALPMMLGQEFVGVIYVFRSFTAATTLNDRRVLQSFADQAAIAVHNARLYQAVNQERQRLARILENSADGVMILDGGRTIQTFNKAMARMTGWTPDHVVGKPYDVVIRWAGRPQGQDLVDAMQAGWPWPSANRASETLYVEGDLLRADGTVLGVGMTCAPLIDNEGRLINIIINVRDISHFREAQKMKSTFISVISHELKTPVALIKGYAETLLREDAKWDEQVVRNGLQVIGEEADRLTELIENLLAASKLQAEGMVLKYEEVMLDELAQAVVERFRTQTDKHRFVVEFPRDFPAVPGDASRLRQVIDNLVSNAVKYSPRGGEVRISGTYTPGEVRIAVQDQGVGIPQEEWERIFDRFYRVDDALTRKTQGTGLGLYLARAVVEAHGGKIGVHSVPGQGSTFYFTIPRRQVYQHQERDRSAT
- a CDS encoding acetyl ornithine aminotransferase family protein; translation: MSNIVLTPGPRAKAIIERDQKVITPSYMRDYPFVIDHGKGCEVWDVDGNRYIDFTSGIAVLSTGHAHPRVVKAVQEQATRYLHMSGTDFYEPMGVKLAEKLDEIAPFQEQARVYFCNSGTEAVEAALKLARYYTGRAQFIGFIGGFHGRTMGALAFTSSKFKQRADYFPMMPGVTHVPYPDPYRPLLNLDGQKDYGERVLEYIEGTIFRTIVPAEEVAGILVEPIQGEGGYIVPPDSFLPGLRALCDRHGILLIVDEVQSGMGRTGKWWAVEHWGVEPDIVCSAKGIASGMPLGAVIARESVMTWGRGAQGSTFGGNPVACAAALATIELLEEGYIANAAEMGEFLMDGLEELIPRHPSIGQVRGKGLMVGIELVKSRKTKEPAPDLMHEAILHSFDEGLLLLSCGVSALRFMPPLNLTREIATEALQIFDRALSKAEAALL
- a CDS encoding FtsW/RodA/SpoVE family cell cycle protein, producing MTFARVTHNAHLRERNLLILGGLFLLVAAVTLSVAANNGWALVLFGVWLAAAVFGHQTLDRLLPQRDPLIFAIAMLLSGWGLLTIQRLAPNFAWRQAIWLLLSILAMLAISTLPIHMRWLRRYRYTWLLGGLALLLVSIILGVNPSGAGPRLWLGAWGLYFQPSELLKLALVIFLASYMADYRDDLRNPNGFARKLPSLRPFGPLLLMWGICIIVTVWQQDLGAATMLFVVFLTLLYIATGQITYVIFGLLLLLLAVVVAYRLFSVVELRIEVWLNPWPEASDRAFQIVQSLLAVASGGVLGQGIGLGLPVYVPVVHSDFIFAAIAEEWGLVGTLAVIAFLAVLVVRGMQLAALWPESHFRTLLAAGLSVQLATQSLLIIGGVLKVIPLTGVTLPFMSYGGSSLLMNFGLIGLLLMLSAPPRWQQEDRAL